The Chryseolinea soli nucleotide sequence TTTTTGGTGTCGTGGGCCCGAAGGCAGCAATGGAGGAGGGCCAATACACCTTCTCTATTTTATAGGCAACCGCGGCGTCGAGCACCGTGATGAGGCCATCCATGTTGAGGTGCCAGGCAAACGCCGGATTTTTTTCACCGGTTGCCGAGAGCACGGCCGCGAGGTGATAGACCTGGGTGAATTTGTTTTTACGGACGAAGTCGACAAAAGCGTCGCGTTTCAATACGTCCAGTATTTCGAAATTTCCTTCGCCTAAGACGCCTTCCGGTTCTTTGATGTCGGTGGCGATCACATTTTCTTTTCCGTGGAGTTTCCACAGTCCTTGCGTCAATTCGGACCCCAGTTGGCCTCCGGCGCCGATAACAAGAATTTTTTGTTTACCCATGTCCTTCCTCTAAATCCGGGGCGAAATTACCAAAATTTACCATTTGGCTACCATGTGTTAGGGCTTGCATTTTAATTAACTTAGCGCCTGTGAATTTTGAAGCCTATTTAACATCGAAAAAAATAGATTCTGCCGCTTTCCAACGCGCGGAGCCGGTCTTGTGGGGACAATGGCAAACCCAGTTTGAGCAAATGCACCCCAACAGCTTCACGATCCAGAAGCTGAACCTGATCAACCCGATCCGCCGGAAATACCAATTAAAAGAGGAGGCCGTAAAAGTTGAGCCGAAACCTCCGGTCATAAAAACCACCGCGGCTGACCCACTCACGGCCGAAAAAGCCGCTGCCGGATCGAGCACGCCAACGCCGGACGCTACGACACCGGATACACCCGAAGCACCTCCGGCTACACCTCGCCCTAAACCTGCAGTGCCCAGACCTGTATTCAAGCCCAAACCAAAACTAAGCTAACGACGCCCTTGTATTATGTATAAAAAACTACAACCTGTTTTGCAGAAAGAACTCGCGTCCATACGCGAAGCCGGCCTTTTCAAAAAGGAAAGGATCATCACCACGCCTCAAGGCGCCGACATCAAGACCGCCGACGGACGCGAGGTCATAAATTTTTGTGCCAACAACTACCTCGGACTTTCATCGCACCCCCGTGTGGTGGCCGCCGCCAAGCGCGCCATCGACACACACGGATTCGGCATGTCGTCGGTGCGCTTCATTTGCGGCACACAGGACATTCATAAGACGTTGGAAGAAAAGATCTCCGCCTTCCTGGGCACAGAAGATACCATTCTCTATGCCGCCGCGTTCGACGCCAACGGTGGCGTGTTCGAGCCTTTGTTTGGAGCACAAGATGCCATCATCTCCGATGAGTTGAACCATGCCTCCATCATCGACGGCGTGAGACTGTGCAAAGCCATGCGCTACCGCTACAAGCACAACGACATGGCCGATCTGAAAAAACAGCTCGAAGATGCCCGCAGCGCGGGGGCCAACCAGATCATCATCGTCACCGACGGCGCCTTCTCCATGGACGGCACCATCGCGCAGATGGACAAGATCTGTGCGCTTGCCGATCAATATGAAGCACTGGTAATGACAGACGAATGTCACTCTACGGGGTTCATTGGCAAGACCGGTCGGGGTGTGCCGGAGTACCGGGGTGTGATGGATAAAGTCGATATCATCACGGGCACGCTGGGGAAAGCCTTGGGTGGTGCTTCCGGTGGAT carries:
- the kbl gene encoding glycine C-acetyltransferase — encoded protein: MYKKLQPVLQKELASIREAGLFKKERIITTPQGADIKTADGREVINFCANNYLGLSSHPRVVAAAKRAIDTHGFGMSSVRFICGTQDIHKTLEEKISAFLGTEDTILYAAAFDANGGVFEPLFGAQDAIISDELNHASIIDGVRLCKAMRYRYKHNDMADLKKQLEDARSAGANQIIIVTDGAFSMDGTIAQMDKICALADQYEALVMTDECHSTGFIGKTGRGVPEYRGVMDKVDIITGTLGKALGGASGGFTSGKKEIIELLRQRSRPYLFSNTLAPSITGASIEVFNMLSETTALRDKLETNTKYFRSEMTKAGFDIKPSEHPIVPIMLYEAPLAQQFADKLLEKGIYVIGFFFPVVAKGQARIRVQISAGHERHHLDKAIKAFTEVGKELGVLK